Proteins encoded in a region of the Aliivibrio fischeri ATCC 7744 = JCM 18803 = DSM 507 genome:
- the glgX gene encoding glycogen debranching protein GlgX, giving the protein MNTHQAFPFPLGATLTNTGCNFAVHHDSAFPLSLIIFKEDGSYTEHSFTEEYGTIKYTHLTGIKEGAVYGFKIIKNEEDLLLLDPYAKALKNIPNYQVPYTAKQSWSLAQAIVVNDDFDWQNTTMPMISRAETILLETHVKGFTFLNPNIDANVRGTYLGLADPATIAHIKEQGITSVQLLPIAACMHEPHLLEMGMVNYWGYNSLSFMAPDPRYAINDAVTELKTTIRELHKNNIEVILDVVYNHTAEGGNGGCTFNLKGLDQDYYLHHNGNYTNYTGCGNTLDITHQPSLNLIMDTLRYWVEHYHIDGFRFDLAATLGREYDQFNPHNAFFKAVAQDPILKNTKLIAEPWDIGPNGYQVGEFPDGWNECSDKYRDTTKSFWCGEQNYLKSMATRLMGSRDLVSASRWPHKLPVNYVSYHDGFTLQDLVSYKNRHNHANGENNRDGHGDNRSDNYGVEGPTENPRIIALREKQKRNMMTTLLFSFGIPHLLAADACSHTQQGNNNAYCQDGEISWVNWNLDPTAQEFKIWLSDMIHARQKHIVPIINAFSGSKRSHQKVEWYTPDGRTMTHSDWHGAKSLCLHLNIYDGEKELLIMINQSNIPTRFVLPKLTKQANWSLVCDTQYSKVKPKPIVFDYSLSPLSIAVFCSK; this is encoded by the coding sequence GTGAACACACATCAAGCTTTTCCCTTCCCTTTAGGGGCAACATTAACTAATACTGGATGCAATTTTGCTGTTCATCATGATTCAGCATTCCCTTTATCTCTTATTATATTCAAAGAAGATGGTAGCTATACCGAGCACTCCTTTACAGAAGAATACGGCACAATAAAATACACACACCTTACAGGGATAAAAGAAGGTGCCGTGTATGGTTTTAAAATCATTAAGAACGAAGAAGATCTTTTACTGCTTGATCCTTACGCTAAGGCTTTAAAAAACATTCCCAACTACCAAGTTCCATATACAGCAAAACAAAGTTGGTCCCTAGCGCAAGCTATCGTTGTTAACGACGATTTTGATTGGCAGAACACTACTATGCCAATGATCTCTCGTGCAGAAACCATTTTACTCGAAACCCATGTAAAGGGTTTTACATTTTTAAACCCAAATATTGATGCAAATGTTCGTGGTACTTATTTAGGTTTGGCTGATCCCGCAACGATTGCTCATATAAAAGAGCAAGGGATTACGAGTGTTCAACTTCTCCCTATTGCTGCTTGTATGCATGAGCCACACCTACTTGAAATGGGTATGGTGAATTACTGGGGTTATAACTCCCTCTCTTTCATGGCTCCAGACCCTCGATATGCGATTAATGATGCGGTTACTGAATTAAAGACGACCATTAGAGAACTACATAAAAACAACATAGAAGTCATTTTAGATGTGGTCTATAACCATACGGCTGAAGGTGGTAACGGAGGCTGTACTTTTAATTTAAAAGGCTTAGATCAAGATTATTATTTACATCACAATGGTAATTACACCAACTATACAGGTTGCGGTAATACCCTAGATATCACGCACCAGCCTAGCCTCAATTTAATAATGGACACATTAAGATATTGGGTTGAACATTATCATATTGATGGTTTCAGATTTGATCTGGCCGCAACCCTAGGCCGTGAATACGATCAATTTAATCCCCATAACGCCTTTTTTAAAGCTGTCGCTCAAGACCCTATTTTAAAAAATACAAAGCTGATTGCTGAACCTTGGGATATAGGTCCTAATGGTTATCAAGTGGGAGAATTTCCAGATGGTTGGAATGAGTGTAGCGATAAATACAGAGACACAACAAAAAGCTTTTGGTGTGGCGAACAAAACTACTTAAAATCCATGGCAACACGTTTAATGGGCTCTCGTGATCTTGTTAGTGCCTCTCGTTGGCCTCACAAATTACCCGTTAACTACGTAAGTTACCATGATGGGTTTACCCTTCAAGATTTAGTGAGCTACAAAAATCGTCATAATCATGCTAACGGTGAAAATAATCGTGATGGCCATGGCGATAATCGCTCCGATAACTACGGTGTAGAAGGACCAACAGAAAACCCTAGAATCATTGCGTTACGTGAAAAACAGAAGCGCAATATGATGACTACTCTATTATTTAGTTTTGGAATACCACATCTTCTAGCTGCAGATGCATGCTCGCATACACAACAAGGTAATAATAATGCTTATTGCCAAGACGGTGAAATTAGCTGGGTTAATTGGAATTTAGATCCAACTGCGCAAGAATTTAAGATCTGGCTTTCTGATATGATTCATGCAAGACAGAAACATATTGTTCCAATCATTAATGCTTTTAGCGGTTCAAAAAGAAGCCATCAAAAAGTCGAGTGGTATACACCTGATGGACGAACCATGACACATAGCGATTGGCATGGAGCAAAATCACTGTGCTTACATTTGAATATTTACGATGGTGAAAAAGAGTTGTTAATTATGATTAATCAATCAAACATACCGACTCGATTTGTTCTCCCTAAACTGACTAAACAAGCGAACTGGTCTTTAGTCTGTGATACTCAATATTCCAAAGTAAAACCAAAACCGATTGTTTTTGATTACAGCTTATCTCCTCTTTCTATCGCTGTATTCTGCAGTAAATGA
- the malF gene encoding maltose ABC transporter permease MalF, whose translation MTTAVASQTNYKSVLKWGILSAVAALNGYVCVLMYSRGETAFAMLTLVLTALAVYVFGSKKNYAHRYTYPGIAGMILFIIFPLVYTVGLAFTNYSATNQVTLERAQAVHLTKTYQSGKSYSFQLMNQGNGYALTIKDSGQLFATETFNLAEAVERKLELAPVDSVKGKKATIKQIIAKRPNLNLITLSLPSGEEIQMSGLRKFAAVGPLFVMQEDGETLYNNKTETYFKANHDTGFYQEVDDNDVFVGDPISPGFIVNVGGANFERIWKDDGIKEPFISIFIWTVIFATCTVVFTLAIGLVLAAVVQWEELKGRAVYRLLLILPYAVPAFISILIFRGLFNQSFGEINMLLDSMFGIQPNWFSDPFTAKVMVLIVNTWLGFPYMMILCMGLLKSIPEDLYEASAIDGAGPLQNFLKITVPMMVKPLTPLLIAAFAFNFNNFVMIALLTKGGPNMIGTTEPAGYTDLLVSYTYRIAFEGSGGQDFGLASAIATLIFLLVGGLALLNLRFTKLSNN comes from the coding sequence ATGACAACAGCAGTTGCTTCTCAAACGAATTATAAATCTGTACTGAAATGGGGGATTTTATCTGCCGTAGCAGCACTGAATGGTTACGTTTGTGTTCTTATGTATTCTCGTGGTGAAACTGCATTTGCAATGTTAACACTCGTATTAACGGCACTCGCAGTTTACGTGTTTGGTAGTAAAAAGAATTACGCTCACCGTTATACCTATCCGGGTATCGCAGGGATGATTTTATTCATTATTTTCCCATTGGTTTATACGGTTGGTTTAGCATTTACAAACTACAGCGCAACGAACCAAGTCACCCTTGAACGAGCACAAGCTGTGCATTTAACGAAAACATACCAAAGCGGAAAAAGTTATAGTTTTCAGTTAATGAATCAAGGGAATGGTTATGCGTTAACGATTAAAGACTCTGGACAATTATTTGCAACAGAAACCTTTAATTTAGCAGAGGCCGTTGAGCGTAAATTGGAATTAGCTCCTGTGGATTCTGTTAAAGGCAAAAAAGCAACAATTAAGCAGATTATTGCTAAGCGTCCAAATTTAAACCTTATCACGCTTTCTTTGCCATCAGGTGAAGAGATCCAAATGAGTGGGTTACGTAAGTTTGCAGCGGTTGGGCCATTGTTTGTTATGCAAGAAGATGGCGAAACGCTCTATAACAATAAAACAGAAACGTATTTTAAAGCAAATCACGATACGGGTTTTTATCAAGAAGTCGATGATAACGATGTCTTTGTTGGAGACCCAATTTCACCTGGCTTTATCGTTAATGTGGGGGGCGCAAACTTTGAGCGTATTTGGAAAGATGATGGCATCAAAGAGCCTTTCATTAGTATCTTTATTTGGACAGTAATTTTTGCAACTTGTACTGTTGTATTTACGCTTGCGATCGGCCTAGTGCTTGCCGCAGTTGTACAATGGGAAGAGTTAAAAGGACGTGCCGTTTATCGTTTATTGTTGATACTCCCTTATGCGGTACCAGCGTTCATCTCTATCTTGATTTTCCGAGGCTTGTTTAACCAAAGTTTTGGTGAGATCAATATGCTATTAGACAGCATGTTTGGTATTCAACCAAATTGGTTCTCTGATCCGTTCACCGCAAAAGTGATGGTATTGATTGTAAATACTTGGTTAGGTTTTCCATACATGATGATCTTATGTATGGGGCTATTGAAGTCTATACCTGAAGATTTGTATGAAGCATCAGCCATTGATGGTGCTGGACCGCTTCAAAACTTCTTGAAGATCACGGTTCCTATGATGGTGAAACCATTAACACCATTATTAATTGCGGCATTTGCTTTTAACTTTAATAACTTTGTAATGATTGCCTTATTAACTAAAGGTGGTCCAAACATGATAGGTACAACAGAGCCTGCGGGTTATACGGACTTATTAGTAAGTTATACCTACCGAATAGCGTTTGAAGGTAGTGGTGGTCAAGACTTTGGTCTGGCAAGTGCAATAGCGACGTTGATCTTCTTACTAGTAGGTGGTTTGGCACTACTGAACCTACGTTTTACAAAATTATCAAATAATTAA
- a CDS encoding sensor domain-containing diguanylate cyclase: MNSDMSDFHWAMQIIGDLDAGLIVVDKNFKVCAWNNFMQSYSGITAEKILNHNLFEVVPDLPKPWLVKKVMTSFSLNTRGFSCWEDRPYLFKFKNFTPISNGLTEMRQNITFSPLTDVNGNVSHISLIIHDVTEIAKNTLHLENSNHQLSTLSKIDGLTQLYNRAYWESCLKKEFNEARAAERVSSIVMFDIDHFKKVNDNFGHTVGDDVIRDAAELLRKTSRNTDICGRYGGEEFTVILPYTNAEQAFYFTERLRKRIENSTISTESEEIHYRVSLGICELSNEHPDHLSWLEAADKALYYSKENGRNQSNVFCTTLMP; the protein is encoded by the coding sequence ATGAATTCTGATATGAGTGATTTTCATTGGGCCATGCAGATCATTGGTGATTTAGATGCAGGCTTAATTGTGGTAGATAAAAATTTTAAGGTGTGTGCTTGGAACAACTTTATGCAATCTTATAGCGGCATTACCGCTGAGAAAATTCTTAACCATAATCTATTTGAAGTAGTTCCTGATTTACCAAAACCTTGGCTAGTTAAAAAAGTCATGACCTCCTTTAGTTTAAATACTCGTGGTTTCTCCTGTTGGGAAGATAGGCCTTATCTATTTAAATTTAAGAACTTTACGCCTATTTCGAATGGGTTAACCGAGATGCGTCAAAACATTACGTTTTCTCCTCTAACAGACGTAAATGGTAACGTTTCGCACATCAGTTTGATCATCCATGACGTTACCGAAATTGCAAAAAACACATTGCACCTAGAAAATTCCAACCACCAGCTTTCTACACTAAGTAAAATCGATGGCTTAACACAGCTTTATAATCGTGCTTATTGGGAATCATGCTTAAAAAAAGAATTTAATGAAGCAAGAGCGGCGGAAAGAGTGTCATCCATTGTGATGTTTGATATTGACCACTTTAAGAAGGTCAATGATAACTTTGGGCATACTGTAGGTGATGATGTGATTCGTGATGCAGCAGAACTATTAAGAAAAACCTCGCGTAACACGGATATTTGTGGACGGTATGGTGGTGAGGAATTTACCGTTATTCTGCCATATACAAACGCTGAGCAAGCTTTCTATTTCACCGAGCGTTTACGTAAACGCATTGAAAACAGCACAATTTCAACTGAAAGTGAAGAGATTCATTACCGAGTAAGTTTAGGTATTTGTGAGCTATCAAACGAACATCCTGATCACTTATCATGGCTAGAAGCGGCTGATAAAGCACTTTACTATTCAAAAGAAAATGGACGAAATCAATCTAACGTGTTTTGCACCACCTTAATGCCATAA
- the malE gene encoding maltose/maltodextrin ABC transporter substrate-binding protein MalE produces MKKVLSTVALCTMAALGSINASAAIEEGQLTIWVTGDKAYEGMAEVGKRFEEDTGIKVTVSFPDKAEEKFAQVAAAGDGPDMIFYAHDRFGGFAEAGLLAEIKPSEELKSEIVDFAWDAVEYKGKTIAYPVAIESVSLIYNKALIKNPPKNWEEIPALDKEMMKNGQKAIMWPLRGGAYFTWPLLAADGGYAFKKTAEGYDIKNAGVNQKGVQDAMTFIETMVKDKTISADMDYSVAESEFVKGNVGMMINGPWGWANIEKAGIDYGVTTLPKFHGQASKPFVGVWVGGISAVSPNKDLAVEFFESYLLTDEGLKSLNDDKPLGAVALNSFQKQLDTDSRIAATMNNAMNGEIMPNIPQFTTFWYSMEEALGNVVDGRQMVTDALAAAEKRMTK; encoded by the coding sequence ATGAAAAAAGTCCTCAGTACTGTCGCACTATGCACAATGGCAGCTCTTGGTTCTATTAACGCTTCTGCTGCAATTGAAGAAGGTCAATTAACGATTTGGGTAACGGGTGATAAAGCTTACGAAGGTATGGCTGAAGTAGGTAAACGTTTTGAAGAAGATACAGGAATTAAAGTAACTGTATCGTTCCCAGACAAAGCAGAAGAAAAATTTGCACAAGTAGCAGCAGCAGGCGATGGTCCTGACATGATTTTTTACGCACACGACCGTTTTGGTGGCTTTGCTGAAGCGGGTCTATTAGCGGAGATTAAACCTTCAGAAGAGTTGAAGTCTGAAATCGTTGATTTTGCATGGGATGCAGTAGAATACAAAGGTAAAACAATTGCCTATCCAGTAGCGATTGAATCTGTATCTCTTATTTACAATAAAGCTCTTATCAAAAATCCACCTAAAAACTGGGAAGAAATTCCAGCTTTAGATAAGGAAATGATGAAGAATGGCCAAAAAGCGATCATGTGGCCACTTCGTGGCGGCGCTTATTTTACTTGGCCTTTATTAGCTGCTGATGGTGGATATGCCTTTAAGAAAACCGCTGAAGGTTACGACATTAAAAACGCTGGTGTAAACCAAAAAGGCGTTCAAGATGCAATGACGTTCATCGAAACCATGGTGAAAGACAAAACCATTTCGGCAGATATGGATTATTCAGTTGCAGAGTCTGAATTTGTTAAAGGCAATGTGGGTATGATGATCAACGGTCCTTGGGGCTGGGCAAACATCGAAAAAGCGGGCATTGATTATGGCGTAACGACACTGCCTAAATTCCATGGTCAGGCATCTAAACCATTCGTTGGTGTATGGGTTGGTGGTATCAGTGCAGTATCTCCAAACAAAGATTTAGCCGTTGAGTTTTTTGAAAGTTACTTGCTAACGGATGAAGGTCTGAAAAGTTTAAATGACGATAAACCTCTAGGTGCTGTAGCTTTAAATTCATTCCAAAAGCAACTTGATACCGATTCTCGTATTGCTGCGACGATGAATAACGCAATGAATGGTGAAATCATGCCAAACATTCCTCAATTCACTACTTTCTGGTACAGCATGGAAGAAGCATTAGGTAACGTTGTTGACGGTCGTCAAATGGTGACTGATGCACTGGCTGCTGCTGAAAAACGCATGACTAAATAA
- a CDS encoding response regulator: MKILICDDSKIARKSLARHIKSTSEVNVFYAENGKEGSQILSEHNIDVLFLDLTMPIMDGFEVLASLPVNSYQTHIIVVSADIQEKARQRCYELGAKEFIEKPFSNDVIQQVFKKYQIPLLNIVADSQSKRVKNSSSIDIISSIKEISNIALGASAALISEQFDRFIDMPLPNVATLHHSELKMVLQDIINNSEYRAISQRFVGYGINGEALVCLHGDNLKELLSVNESGKNTTTNEAILDIANLLVSAFLLSFSKQLDIAISLRQPIVLNSDQLKAALKDNHQFLGEYDKDIFTIEFVYSAESMDLKCDVIFLMDNDSLSAIKSILESVL; encoded by the coding sequence ATGAAAATATTAATTTGTGATGATTCAAAAATCGCTCGAAAATCATTAGCTCGTCATATAAAAAGCACCAGTGAAGTTAATGTTTTCTATGCTGAAAATGGTAAAGAAGGGTCACAGATTTTATCTGAGCATAACATTGATGTTCTCTTTCTTGACCTTACCATGCCTATCATGGATGGTTTTGAAGTATTGGCTTCTTTGCCAGTAAATTCTTATCAAACTCATATCATCGTTGTCTCTGCTGATATACAAGAAAAAGCCAGACAACGATGCTATGAGCTTGGTGCAAAAGAGTTTATTGAAAAACCATTTAGCAATGACGTTATTCAACAAGTATTTAAAAAATATCAAATACCGTTACTCAACATTGTTGCAGATTCTCAATCAAAGAGAGTGAAAAACAGTTCATCCATTGACATTATCTCAAGTATTAAAGAGATCAGTAACATCGCACTTGGTGCCAGCGCTGCTCTTATTTCTGAACAATTTGATCGCTTCATTGATATGCCCCTACCCAATGTCGCTACATTGCATCACTCTGAGTTAAAAATGGTTCTTCAAGATATTATTAATAACTCTGAGTACCGAGCCATATCTCAACGTTTTGTTGGATATGGGATCAACGGAGAGGCACTTGTTTGTTTACATGGTGATAATTTAAAAGAATTGCTTAGCGTTAATGAAAGCGGTAAAAATACAACGACCAATGAAGCGATTCTGGATATCGCAAACCTGCTTGTCTCTGCCTTTCTCTTATCTTTTAGCAAACAATTAGACATCGCCATTTCATTGCGCCAACCCATCGTTTTAAATAGTGACCAATTAAAAGCAGCACTCAAAGATAATCACCAATTCTTAGGTGAATATGATAAAGATATTTTTACTATTGAGTTTGTTTATTCTGCAGAAAGTATGGATTTAAAATGTGATGTTATCTTCTTAATGGATAACGATTCTTTGTCTGCCATTAAATCAATTTTAGAGAGTGTTTTATAA
- the malK gene encoding maltose/maltodextrin ABC transporter ATP-binding protein MalK, which yields MTSVTLRNVCKSYGDVKISKNVDLDINSGEFVVFVGPSGCGKSTLLRCIAGLEDITSGDLYMGDKRMNDVEPSKRGVGMVFQSYALYPHLNLFDNMSFGLKLAKADKNEIKKRVDHAADILQLGHLLERQPKALSGGQRQRVAIGRTLVSQPDVFLLDEPLSNLDAALRVQMRIEIAKLHKKLGCTMIYVTHDQVEAMTMAEKIVVLDGGYVSQVGAPLELYHYPKNRFVAGFIGSPKMNFISVFIEEVEKSQVKVQFKNGASFWIPVDGSNVKRGERMSLGIRPEHLVPAENGDAVIDGDILVVEKLGYETQIYLTIEDGDADMIYRVPDTALVKAGEQFSVGIPAHRCHLFHNDGKACQRLYKEAGV from the coding sequence ATGACGAGTGTCACTTTACGCAACGTTTGCAAATCCTACGGCGACGTTAAGATCTCGAAAAATGTAGACTTAGATATCAACTCTGGTGAGTTTGTTGTATTTGTTGGCCCATCTGGCTGTGGTAAATCTACATTATTACGCTGTATTGCAGGCTTAGAAGACATTACCTCAGGCGATCTATACATGGGTGATAAACGCATGAATGATGTTGAACCGTCTAAACGAGGTGTCGGCATGGTCTTCCAATCTTATGCACTATACCCTCACCTTAACCTATTCGATAACATGTCTTTTGGCCTTAAATTGGCAAAAGCAGACAAAAATGAAATCAAAAAACGTGTTGATCATGCAGCCGATATTCTGCAACTAGGTCACTTATTAGAACGCCAACCAAAAGCGTTATCAGGTGGTCAGCGTCAACGTGTTGCCATTGGACGTACTTTAGTTTCTCAACCTGATGTGTTCCTTTTAGATGAGCCTTTATCCAACCTTGATGCAGCACTACGTGTTCAAATGCGTATTGAAATTGCAAAACTGCATAAAAAGCTAGGCTGCACCATGATCTACGTAACCCATGATCAGGTTGAAGCAATGACAATGGCAGAAAAAATTGTCGTACTCGATGGTGGTTACGTATCACAAGTAGGCGCACCTCTTGAGTTATATCATTACCCTAAAAACCGCTTTGTTGCTGGCTTTATTGGGTCTCCAAAAATGAACTTTATTAGCGTCTTTATTGAAGAAGTTGAGAAAAGTCAAGTTAAAGTTCAATTTAAAAATGGGGCTTCATTCTGGATCCCCGTTGATGGTTCAAACGTAAAACGTGGCGAACGCATGTCTTTAGGTATTCGTCCTGAGCATTTAGTCCCTGCTGAAAATGGCGATGCTGTCATCGATGGAGATATTTTAGTCGTTGAAAAATTGGGATATGAAACACAAATCTACTTAACAATAGAAGATGGTGATGCGGATATGATATACCGTGTTCCTGACACTGCTCTAGTAAAAGCAGGAGAACAATTCTCCGTTGGTATACCAGCTCATCGTTGCCATTTATTCCATAACGATGGAAAAGCATGCCAAAGACTCTATAAAGAAGCTGGCGTATAA
- a CDS encoding acetate/propionate family kinase, with amino-acid sequence MNNEYVLVINSGSSSLKFAVIDSVSGDAVLSGLGECFGLEDARMSWKYQGQKTEIAIEGNENHHKIAIGKLVGLTEELGFTDGIVAIGHRIVHGGEKFTKTVRINEEVTKEIESLSDLAPLHNPAGAIGIRAAVEAFPSLPQFAVFDTAFHQTMPKRAYTGAIAKELYTDFGVRRYGFHGTSHYFVSREAAKMINKPIEESNFISVHLGNGASVCAIKDGNSVDTSMGFTPLSGLMMGTRCGDLDPGIIEYLLKKGWSQEQVFNSLNKESGFLGVSGLTSDARGILEAMEEGHEGATLAFQVFTYRVAKYVASYLAALDSLDGIIFTGGIGENSLPIRREILSNLKILGFVEDVAGNEGARFGADGIIAKSEMLNAVAMVIPTNEEFVIAQQSVELL; translated from the coding sequence ATGAACAACGAATACGTATTAGTTATCAATTCAGGCAGCTCTTCACTTAAGTTTGCTGTAATCGATTCTGTTTCTGGTGATGCAGTATTAAGCGGGTTAGGTGAGTGTTTCGGCCTTGAAGATGCTCGTATGAGCTGGAAGTATCAAGGACAGAAAACAGAAATTGCCATTGAAGGTAATGAAAACCACCATAAGATAGCTATTGGTAAATTAGTAGGTCTAACAGAAGAGTTAGGTTTTACTGATGGTATCGTTGCTATCGGTCACCGTATCGTTCACGGCGGTGAAAAATTTACTAAGACAGTTCGTATTAATGAAGAAGTAACAAAAGAAATTGAAAGTCTATCTGACTTAGCTCCTCTTCATAACCCAGCTGGCGCTATTGGCATTCGTGCTGCTGTTGAAGCCTTCCCTTCTCTCCCTCAATTTGCGGTATTTGACACAGCGTTCCACCAAACTATGCCTAAGCGTGCATACACTGGTGCTATTGCTAAAGAGTTATATACTGATTTTGGGGTTCGTCGTTACGGTTTCCACGGTACAAGTCACTACTTTGTAAGTCGTGAAGCTGCAAAAATGATCAATAAACCGATTGAAGAGTCGAACTTTATTTCTGTTCACCTAGGTAATGGCGCATCAGTTTGTGCAATTAAAGACGGTAACAGTGTAGACACATCAATGGGCTTCACTCCGCTTTCAGGTCTAATGATGGGTACACGTTGTGGTGACTTAGACCCAGGTATCATTGAATACCTACTTAAGAAAGGTTGGTCACAAGAGCAAGTGTTTAACTCTCTAAACAAAGAGTCTGGCTTCCTAGGTGTGTCCGGTCTAACAAGTGATGCTCGTGGTATCCTTGAGGCGATGGAAGAGGGACACGAAGGTGCGACACTAGCATTCCAAGTGTTTACATACCGTGTTGCTAAGTACGTGGCTTCTTACCTAGCTGCATTAGATTCTTTAGATGGCATCATCTTCACTGGTGGTATCGGTGAGAACTCATTACCAATCCGTCGTGAGATCTTAAGCAACCTTAAGATTCTTGGTTTTGTTGAAGATGTTGCAGGTAACGAAGGTGCTCGTTTTGGCGCTGATGGCATTATTGCTAAATCAGAAATGCTGAATGCGGTTGCTATGGTTATCCCAACTAATGAAGAATTTGTTATCGCTCAACAGTCTGTTGAACTGCTGTAA